The following are from one region of the Oreochromis aureus strain Israel breed Guangdong linkage group 1, ZZ_aureus, whole genome shotgun sequence genome:
- the LOC116325518 gene encoding retinoblastoma-like protein 2 isoform X1, with product MATVPQGIVGKPRFGPSDCLIAMLRACSRDSTEAIQTRLKCMLQMFLQHYRDAEGNENTKELAAKCCYEAGVWYHRILENLISQERKRLGFSDISGILEHDLFQRCLVACCLEIAVTSNSLPCDFPLLLQILKLAPYHFWKVIEPVWRVGSGLPHYVVTHLIQVEEKVLENLAWTSDSPLWDEITPNEGHMPTCQQVMHPNRLEGPMQTDPGVPRVDVSLGMNHSARTEQKRSPSAINRQEKSSSLHLFARKVYSLMAKRLRELCSTLEISDELRLKIWTCFEYSLVHCSCLMVDRHLDQLLMCAIYIIAKITKMEIPFKQIMKFYKSQPRANKSVCKNVLISEKMEENSAINNGKHSSTILTPNTPSTHYPRPGQEERGNLIHFYNQVYTTKMQHFAKQFAQTSLRDTPPLSPYPRQWKASPRCYQLSNSPSIYISPYNTETPSPHRTGLCYYFNSSPPELLREINNMIKTGRSPNMRCYAVSLDTDEEGDGSSAKRLRLDGQSAWQRRLRNVFNDRITRTNQDQV from the exons ATGGCAACTGTGCCACAGGGGATTGTGGGAAAGCCAAGGTTTGGCCCTAGTGACTGTCTGATCGCAATGTTGAG GGCTTGCTCCAGAGATTCGACTGAGGCGATTCAAACAAGACTGAAATGCATGCTGCAAAtgtttctacagcattacagggACGCCGAGGGAAATGAGAATACCAAAG AGTTGGCAGCAAAGTGCTGCTACGAGGCAGGGGTTTGGTATCACAGAATCTTGGAGAACCTGATCAGTCAAGAGAGGAAAAGGCTGGGCTTCAGTGACATCTCA GGCATCTTGGAGCATGATCTTTTCCAGCGCTGTCTGGTGGCCTGTTGCTTGGAGATCGCCGTAACCTCAAACAGCTTACCATGTGACTTCCCACTGCTCCTTCAGATCCTCAAACTGGCACCATACCACTTTTGGAAG GTGATTGAGCCTGTTTGGCGGGTCGGGTCAGGCTTGCCTCACTATGTGGTCACACACCTCATCCAAGTGGAAGAAAAGGTTTTGGAGAACTTGGCCTGGACCAGCGACTCACCACTGTGGGATGAAATCACACCCAACGAGGGCCATATGCCCACCTGCCAACAG GTAATGCATCCAAATAGGCTCGAAGGTCCAATGCAAACGGATCCAGGTGTGCCGAGAG TGGATGTCAGTTTGGGGATGAACCACTCAGCCAGGACAGAGCAGAAGCGTTCCCCATCAGCTATAAACAGACAAGAGAAAAGCAGCTCCCTCCATCTGTTTGCTCGGAAG GTTTACAGCTTGATGGCCAAGCGTCTGAGGGAGCTGTGTTCCACGCTGGAAATATCTGATGAGCTGCGATTAAAGATCTGGACCTGCTTTGAGTATTCCTTGGTCCACTGCTCTTGTCTAATGGTAGACCGTCACCTGGACCAACTGCTCATGTGTGCTATCTACATCATAGCTAAG ATTACCAAGATGGAGATACCCTTcaaacagataatgaaattcTACAAGTCACAGCCACGTGCCAACAAAAGT GTCTGCAAAAACGTGCTGATTTCAGAAAAAATGGAGGAAAATTCTGCCATCA ATAATGGAAAGCACAGCAGCACTATCCTAACCCCCAACACACCATCAACACATTATCCAAGACCTGGGCAGGAGGAGCGGGGCAATCTCATCCATTTTTACAACCAGGTCTACACGACAAAGATGCAGCATTTTGCCAAACAGTTTGCTCAAACCTCATTA CGAGACACCCCTCCTTTGTCTCCATACCCTCGACAGTGGAAAGCATCTCCTCGCTGTTATCAACTGTCGAACAGCCCGTCCATCTACATTTCACCATACAACACAGAAACCCCTTCCCCTCACAGAACTGGGCTCTGCTACTACTTCAACTCAAGTCCCCCAGAG CTTCTGCGTGAGATCAACAACATGATCAAAACGGGCAGGTCGCCAAACATGCGATGCTATGCGGTATCACTGGATACAGATGAGGAAGGAGACGGATCCTCAGCCAAAAGGCTTCGTTTGGATGGTCAGTCAGCCTGGCAGAGACGACTAAGGAATGTGTTCAATGATCGCATTACAAGAACGAATCAGGACCAGGTCTAG
- the LOC116325518 gene encoding retinoblastoma-like protein 2 isoform X2: MLQMFLQHYRDAEGNENTKELAAKCCYEAGVWYHRILENLISQERKRLGFSDISGILEHDLFQRCLVACCLEIAVTSNSLPCDFPLLLQILKLAPYHFWKVIEPVWRVGSGLPHYVVTHLIQVEEKVLENLAWTSDSPLWDEITPNEGHMPTCQQVMHPNRLEGPMQTDPGVPRVDVSLGMNHSARTEQKRSPSAINRQEKSSSLHLFARKVYSLMAKRLRELCSTLEISDELRLKIWTCFEYSLVHCSCLMVDRHLDQLLMCAIYIIAKITKMEIPFKQIMKFYKSQPRANKSVCKNVLISEKMEENSAINNGKHSSTILTPNTPSTHYPRPGQEERGNLIHFYNQVYTTKMQHFAKQFAQTSLRDTPPLSPYPRQWKASPRCYQLSNSPSIYISPYNTETPSPHRTGLCYYFNSSPPELLREINNMIKTGRSPNMRCYAVSLDTDEEGDGSSAKRLRLDGQSAWQRRLRNVFNDRITRTNQDQV; this comes from the exons ATGCTGCAAAtgtttctacagcattacagggACGCCGAGGGAAATGAGAATACCAAAG AGTTGGCAGCAAAGTGCTGCTACGAGGCAGGGGTTTGGTATCACAGAATCTTGGAGAACCTGATCAGTCAAGAGAGGAAAAGGCTGGGCTTCAGTGACATCTCA GGCATCTTGGAGCATGATCTTTTCCAGCGCTGTCTGGTGGCCTGTTGCTTGGAGATCGCCGTAACCTCAAACAGCTTACCATGTGACTTCCCACTGCTCCTTCAGATCCTCAAACTGGCACCATACCACTTTTGGAAG GTGATTGAGCCTGTTTGGCGGGTCGGGTCAGGCTTGCCTCACTATGTGGTCACACACCTCATCCAAGTGGAAGAAAAGGTTTTGGAGAACTTGGCCTGGACCAGCGACTCACCACTGTGGGATGAAATCACACCCAACGAGGGCCATATGCCCACCTGCCAACAG GTAATGCATCCAAATAGGCTCGAAGGTCCAATGCAAACGGATCCAGGTGTGCCGAGAG TGGATGTCAGTTTGGGGATGAACCACTCAGCCAGGACAGAGCAGAAGCGTTCCCCATCAGCTATAAACAGACAAGAGAAAAGCAGCTCCCTCCATCTGTTTGCTCGGAAG GTTTACAGCTTGATGGCCAAGCGTCTGAGGGAGCTGTGTTCCACGCTGGAAATATCTGATGAGCTGCGATTAAAGATCTGGACCTGCTTTGAGTATTCCTTGGTCCACTGCTCTTGTCTAATGGTAGACCGTCACCTGGACCAACTGCTCATGTGTGCTATCTACATCATAGCTAAG ATTACCAAGATGGAGATACCCTTcaaacagataatgaaattcTACAAGTCACAGCCACGTGCCAACAAAAGT GTCTGCAAAAACGTGCTGATTTCAGAAAAAATGGAGGAAAATTCTGCCATCA ATAATGGAAAGCACAGCAGCACTATCCTAACCCCCAACACACCATCAACACATTATCCAAGACCTGGGCAGGAGGAGCGGGGCAATCTCATCCATTTTTACAACCAGGTCTACACGACAAAGATGCAGCATTTTGCCAAACAGTTTGCTCAAACCTCATTA CGAGACACCCCTCCTTTGTCTCCATACCCTCGACAGTGGAAAGCATCTCCTCGCTGTTATCAACTGTCGAACAGCCCGTCCATCTACATTTCACCATACAACACAGAAACCCCTTCCCCTCACAGAACTGGGCTCTGCTACTACTTCAACTCAAGTCCCCCAGAG CTTCTGCGTGAGATCAACAACATGATCAAAACGGGCAGGTCGCCAAACATGCGATGCTATGCGGTATCACTGGATACAGATGAGGAAGGAGACGGATCCTCAGCCAAAAGGCTTCGTTTGGATGGTCAGTCAGCCTGGCAGAGACGACTAAGGAATGTGTTCAATGATCGCATTACAAGAACGAATCAGGACCAGGTCTAG